One Proteinivorax tanatarense DNA segment encodes these proteins:
- the ltaE gene encoding low-specificity L-threonine aldolase — protein MIELRSDTFTVATAEMRKAMAEAKVGDDVYGEDPTVNLLQQKVAKVFGKEKSLFVPTGTMGNLLAVLSVCDRGDEIITESNMHIFKYEVANIAALASVQIHPLSGVDGKIPLDYIKNAIREDNIHFPKTKMIALENTHNMAGGKVLDKPYIDAVAKLAKKNSLHLHIDGARIFNAQVSLGIPMHKLVENVDSVMVCLSKGLGAPVGSMLVGNDELIAKALKYRKMLGGGMRQWGHSAAAGLMALKEGPENLLKDHQHCKMIGESLSIQPWIKSVDYSTNICRFVVEKEISNKLIRYMEDNKVKIQRTGNFFRIVTHLNITKNDVEKVIKVINDFSKA, from the coding sequence ATGATTGAGTTAAGAAGTGATACTTTTACAGTGGCTACAGCTGAAATGCGTAAAGCTATGGCTGAAGCAAAGGTAGGTGATGATGTATATGGAGAGGATCCTACAGTAAATTTGCTTCAACAGAAAGTGGCAAAAGTGTTTGGAAAAGAAAAGTCTTTGTTTGTTCCAACAGGAACCATGGGTAATTTACTCGCTGTGTTATCTGTATGTGATAGAGGGGATGAAATTATAACGGAGAGTAATATGCATATTTTTAAATATGAAGTAGCCAACATAGCGGCCTTAGCTTCAGTTCAGATCCACCCCCTCTCTGGTGTAGATGGTAAAATACCTCTGGATTACATAAAGAATGCTATAAGAGAAGATAACATCCATTTCCCTAAAACTAAAATGATTGCACTAGAAAATACCCATAACATGGCTGGAGGAAAAGTTTTAGATAAGCCATATATAGACGCTGTAGCAAAGTTAGCTAAAAAAAATAGTTTACACCTACATATAGATGGCGCAAGAATTTTTAACGCCCAGGTTAGCTTGGGTATACCTATGCATAAGTTAGTTGAAAATGTTGATTCGGTTATGGTTTGCCTATCTAAAGGACTAGGAGCTCCTGTGGGTTCAATGTTGGTAGGGAATGATGAGCTGATTGCTAAAGCACTTAAATATAGAAAAATGCTTGGCGGGGGTATGAGGCAGTGGGGGCACAGTGCTGCTGCAGGATTAATGGCACTAAAAGAAGGACCAGAAAATTTATTGAAAGATCATCAGCATTGTAAAATGATAGGAGAATCATTATCTATACAACCATGGATAAAGTCAGTTGATTATTCCACTAATATTTGTAGATTCGTGGTAGAGAAAGAAATTTCAAATAAATTAATCAGATATATGGAAGATAATAAGGTGAAAATCCAACGAACAGGAAACTTTTTTAGGATTGTAACTCACCTAAATATTACTAAAAATGACGTAGAAAAAGTTATCAAAGTAATTAACGATTTTAGTAAAGCGTAA
- a CDS encoding YtrH family sporulation protein, whose protein sequence is MQNNFWATAVLDFCIALGVVIGGATIGSLSTLLTSKPPFYTMLDLAGKLKIWAMVAALGGTFSTIRAFESGVLEGQLSVIFKQLLLILFAYGGAQFGYVIILLIAKGE, encoded by the coding sequence ATGCAAAATAATTTTTGGGCTACTGCAGTGTTAGATTTTTGTATTGCTCTAGGCGTGGTAATAGGTGGTGCAACTATCGGGTCGCTAAGCACTCTGCTTACTTCTAAGCCCCCTTTTTATACAATGCTAGACTTAGCCGGCAAACTAAAAATTTGGGCAATGGTTGCGGCATTAGGGGGAACTTTTTCTACTATTAGAGCTTTTGAGTCTGGAGTTTTAGAAGGGCAACTTTCTGTGATATTTAAACAACTATTGCTAATATTGTTTGCTTATGGTGGTGCTCAGTTTGGATATGTTATAATTCTTTTAATTGCAAAGGGAGAATAA
- a CDS encoding HAD family hydrolase — MLKAVLFDLDGTLLKLNVDSFLPRYVESISEKVKHKIPSKQFKKALFAGTEKMVENVEPNKTNKDVFMETFFSLTKADEKEILPVFDEFYSKEFSKLQKDIKAVEGAKEVVEFCKNENLKVVLATNPVFPKEATYERVRWADLNIDDFDLVTTYENMTATKPNLNYYQEILNKIDVKAEETLMVGNDCQEDLVVAKLGIKTYLVDDGLVIDRSGGNYLTDYQGPLKDLPKVIKKINIYY, encoded by the coding sequence ATGTTAAAAGCTGTGTTATTTGATTTAGATGGGACTTTACTAAAGTTAAATGTTGACAGTTTTCTACCCAGATACGTAGAAAGTATATCTGAAAAAGTAAAGCATAAAATTCCATCTAAACAATTTAAAAAAGCGTTGTTTGCTGGAACAGAAAAAATGGTAGAGAATGTGGAGCCAAATAAAACCAATAAAGATGTTTTTATGGAAACTTTTTTCTCTTTAACAAAAGCCGACGAAAAAGAGATTTTGCCAGTTTTTGATGAATTTTATTCAAAAGAATTTTCTAAACTTCAAAAAGATATAAAAGCGGTAGAAGGCGCAAAAGAAGTGGTGGAGTTTTGCAAAAATGAAAATCTAAAGGTGGTATTAGCAACAAATCCTGTTTTCCCAAAAGAAGCAACCTATGAAAGAGTGAGATGGGCTGACCTAAATATTGACGATTTTGATTTAGTTACCACCTATGAGAATATGACCGCAACAAAGCCTAATCTAAATTATTATCAGGAAATTTTAAATAAAATTGATGTCAAAGCTGAAGAAACTCTTATGGTAGGAAATGATTGTCAGGAAGATCTGGTTGTAGCAAAGCTTGGAATAAAAACTTATTTAGTAGATGACGGATTGGTTATAGACAGAAGTGGAGGTAATTACCTTACCGATTATCAGGGCCCACTTAAAGATTTGCCCAAAGTTATTAAAAAAATCAATATTTATTATTGA
- the nth gene encoding endonuclease III — MEEKKIIKVLETLDNTYPDAKCGLDYTTAYELLVATILSAQCTDKRVNLVTEKLFKKANTPQKMLELGIDNLKPIIKECGLYNNKSKNIISMSEDLIDKHSGEVPKSLKHLVKLGGVGRKTANVVLSNAFSVPAIAVDTHVFRVSNRIGLANTQNVDQTEKQLMDNIPQKWWSHGHHLLIHHGRNICVARKPKCHICPIHTTCRYAAKHNS, encoded by the coding sequence ATGGAAGAAAAAAAAATAATTAAAGTTTTAGAGACTTTAGATAACACTTATCCCGATGCTAAGTGTGGCTTAGATTATACTACGGCATATGAATTGTTAGTAGCTACAATACTTTCAGCGCAATGTACTGATAAACGTGTTAACCTGGTAACAGAAAAACTATTTAAAAAAGCAAATACTCCTCAAAAAATGCTAGAGCTGGGAATTGATAATTTAAAACCAATTATCAAGGAATGTGGTTTATACAATAATAAAAGTAAAAACATAATAAGTATGAGTGAAGATTTAATTGACAAACATAGCGGTGAAGTGCCTAAATCTTTAAAACATTTAGTTAAGCTAGGGGGAGTAGGAAGAAAAACAGCCAACGTGGTCTTAAGTAATGCATTTAGCGTGCCTGCAATAGCTGTTGACACTCATGTTTTTAGAGTATCTAATAGAATAGGGTTGGCTAACACACAAAATGTTGACCAAACAGAAAAGCAGTTAATGGACAATATTCCCCAAAAGTGGTGGAGCCATGGGCACCATTTGCTAATTCACCACGGAAGAAATATTTGTGTCGCAAGAAAACCTAAATGTCATATATGTCCGATACATACTACATGTAGATATGCTGCAAAACATAATAGTTAA
- a CDS encoding DUF4438 domain-containing protein translates to MLKTNQDKLVMQSVCGEISHPRARTYRFDTEGQAHMVPGTGGITYNVKVGDYASGWKGDHVEPGVSIQLSDALKNSGLNCMACVGNEAKVISGEAKGEKGVVTGFHGGIEHTLIHFEDEIMEKLSIGDKIQIKAFGNGLEIESYEDIKIYNLDPKLFEQLGIRKQDNGNLEVDVVTEVPARLMGSGIGSPAYRGDYDIQTADPQDYKDFGLDKLKLGDIVLLRDCDTTYSRGYLKGAVTIGIVIHSDCIIGGHGPGVTTLLTCKESKIKGKKNSEANIVNYLNLK, encoded by the coding sequence ATGTTAAAGACTAATCAAGATAAGCTAGTTATGCAATCTGTTTGTGGTGAAATTAGCCATCCAAGAGCCCGTACATATCGTTTTGATACTGAAGGGCAAGCCCACATGGTTCCTGGTACAGGAGGAATTACCTATAATGTTAAAGTTGGAGACTATGCCAGTGGCTGGAAAGGTGATCATGTAGAGCCGGGAGTAAGCATCCAACTTTCTGATGCTCTTAAAAATAGCGGACTTAACTGTATGGCTTGCGTAGGTAATGAAGCTAAAGTAATAAGTGGCGAAGCTAAGGGTGAAAAAGGAGTAGTGACAGGCTTCCACGGTGGTATAGAACATACTCTTATTCATTTCGAGGATGAAATAATGGAAAAACTATCAATAGGAGATAAAATACAAATAAAGGCTTTTGGTAATGGTTTAGAAATTGAAAGTTACGAAGATATTAAAATCTATAATCTTGACCCAAAATTGTTTGAACAATTAGGCATTAGAAAGCAAGACAACGGGAATTTAGAGGTGGATGTAGTTACAGAAGTGCCAGCTAGATTAATGGGTTCTGGCATCGGCTCACCTGCATACAGAGGTGATTATGACATTCAAACTGCTGACCCACAGGATTATAAAGATTTTGGGTTAGATAAATTAAAGCTGGGTGATATTGTGCTTTTAAGAGACTGTGATACCACCTACAGCAGAGGATACTTAAAAGGAGCTGTAACTATAGGAATAGTAATACACAGCGACTGTATAATTGGAGGTCATGGGCCGGGAGTTACTACTCTTTTAACTTGTAAAGAGAGCAAAATCAAAGGAAAGAAAAATTCAGAGGCGAATATAGTTAATTACTTAAATCTTAAATAA
- a CDS encoding SH3 domain-containing protein produces the protein MQKKTKVAIIVTLVIVFSVVSAQVGWTNTAQPGSENDPLISKSYLDNILSVFRSDVEESLNNQEEKINELTVKYNDLKNELNNIKANGDAPVSEDTDSNSNDDPQQDNSSQHSAGNVVVDAGTVNFRSGGGTSYSRVATVSRNDVIKAIKYEDRWIKGSINGETGWIAAWLVQPQSGHDLEYINAGTVNVRQGPGTNHSRITTVSRGDIVRIVDSNGDWNKVILNDGTSAWIYAPLSNDIQF, from the coding sequence TTGCAGAAAAAGACAAAGGTAGCAATTATAGTAACTTTAGTTATAGTTTTTTCCGTTGTAAGTGCTCAAGTGGGATGGACCAATACTGCACAGCCTGGTAGTGAAAATGATCCTTTAATTAGCAAAAGTTATTTAGACAACATTTTATCTGTTTTTCGTTCTGATGTAGAAGAAAGTTTAAATAACCAAGAAGAAAAAATTAATGAACTTACGGTCAAGTATAATGATTTAAAGAATGAATTAAACAACATCAAAGCTAATGGAGATGCTCCAGTCAGTGAAGATACCGATAGTAATTCTAACGATGATCCACAACAAGACAATAGTTCACAACATAGTGCTGGTAATGTAGTCGTTGATGCGGGCACCGTAAACTTTCGCTCTGGTGGAGGGACTTCTTATTCAAGAGTTGCAACTGTTTCAAGAAATGACGTGATTAAGGCTATAAAGTACGAAGATCGCTGGATAAAAGGCTCAATAAATGGTGAAACTGGATGGATTGCTGCTTGGCTAGTACAACCCCAATCTGGACATGATCTAGAGTACATAAATGCCGGTACAGTAAACGTTCGTCAAGGTCCTGGAACAAACCATTCTAGAATTACCACCGTCTCAAGAGGGGATATAGTTAGAATAGTAGATTCTAATGGTGATTGGAATAAAGTAATTCTAAATGATGGTACAAGTGCATGGATTTATGCTCCTCTTAGCAATGATATTCAATTTTAG
- the trmL gene encoding tRNA (uridine(34)/cytosine(34)/5-carboxymethylaminomethyluridine(34)-2'-O)-methyltransferase TrmL, with product MFNIVLVEPEIPHNTGNIIRTCAATNSKLHLIKPLGFSLDDKNLKRAGLDYRDLAMVDIHNNLVEFFEKFEGKQFYYLTTKVSKPYHKVKFKDGDFLLFGKETAGLPEDLIKSNPDTAITVPMVKKARSLNLSNSVALVVYEALRQTGFNF from the coding sequence ATGTTTAATATCGTGCTAGTAGAACCTGAGATCCCCCATAACACTGGTAATATTATTAGGACTTGCGCAGCAACTAACTCAAAGTTACACTTAATTAAACCGTTGGGTTTTTCCCTTGATGATAAAAACTTAAAAAGAGCAGGCCTTGACTATCGAGATCTAGCCATGGTTGATATACATAATAATTTAGTGGAGTTTTTTGAAAAATTTGAAGGAAAACAATTTTATTATTTGACTACTAAGGTAAGTAAACCTTATCATAAAGTTAAATTTAAAGATGGTGATTTTTTACTTTTTGGCAAGGAGACTGCCGGTTTACCAGAAGACTTAATCAAATCAAACCCCGATACCGCAATAACAGTTCCTATGGTTAAAAAAGCAAGGTCATTAAATCTTTCCAATTCAGTAGCTTTGGTAGTTTATGAAGCTTTGAGGCAGACGGGGTTCAATTTTTAA
- a CDS encoding Fur family transcriptional regulator — protein MSTQQRMTKQRKKILETLQSTTCHPTADWIYNEVKKEMPTISLGTVYRNLNVLKEQGKILELNYGSTFSRYDGNPKNHYHFTCRTCQKVYDVDIPLQDELDKEISSVNGHKVKEHRIEFYGVCKECLKEEGKKTLN, from the coding sequence ATGTCTACGCAGCAAAGAATGACCAAGCAACGAAAGAAGATTTTAGAAACGTTACAATCAACTACCTGTCACCCCACTGCAGATTGGATTTATAATGAAGTAAAAAAAGAAATGCCTACTATTAGTTTAGGTACTGTATATAGGAATTTGAATGTTTTAAAAGAACAAGGAAAAATATTAGAGCTTAATTATGGGAGTACTTTTAGTAGATATGATGGTAATCCAAAAAATCACTACCATTTTACATGTAGGACATGTCAGAAAGTATATGATGTAGATATTCCTTTACAAGATGAACTTGATAAAGAAATAAGCTCTGTAAATGGCCATAAAGTTAAAGAGCATCGTATAGAATTTTATGGTGTATGCAAGGAGTGTTTAAAAGAAGAAGGAAAAAAGACGTTAAACTAG
- a CDS encoding TIM barrel protein: MIRFGPAGNSNLFYDEGNKSSLQIPQWLKQKGLTAYEYQCGRGVRVKEEFCEKLKKECQKYDIALSLHAPYFINLASTDREKLDKSIGHISKSLKAVNDMGGTKIVVHPGSAPKEEDRKEVVARAKFFLEEVLQKTKSYEHVKIGLELMGKINQLGNLAEILELCLVNPKRCIPVIDFGHLHAREHGSLNNKEEFGRVVDKIGSILGEDVVKNLHAHFSPIEFSKGGEKKHRVFADKGFGPRFEDFLPIILENNMTPTIICESSGMQTEDAIFMKNLYLQNRSD; the protein is encoded by the coding sequence TTGATAAGATTTGGACCGGCAGGAAATTCAAATTTATTTTATGATGAAGGAAACAAAAGTTCCTTGCAAATACCACAGTGGCTTAAGCAAAAAGGGTTAACTGCTTATGAATACCAATGCGGACGTGGGGTGCGAGTAAAGGAAGAATTTTGTGAAAAACTGAAAAAAGAATGTCAAAAATATGATATAGCGTTGAGCCTTCATGCCCCATACTTTATTAATTTGGCATCCACAGACAGAGAAAAACTGGATAAAAGCATTGGGCATATTAGCAAATCACTAAAAGCTGTTAACGACATGGGAGGCACGAAGATTGTTGTGCACCCTGGCTCTGCCCCTAAAGAAGAAGACAGAAAAGAAGTTGTGGCAAGAGCTAAATTTTTTTTGGAGGAAGTTTTACAAAAAACTAAATCCTATGAGCATGTCAAGATTGGTTTGGAGCTAATGGGAAAGATAAATCAATTGGGGAATTTAGCTGAAATTTTAGAGCTTTGCTTAGTGAACCCTAAGCGATGTATTCCAGTAATAGACTTTGGGCATTTACATGCTAGAGAACATGGAAGTTTAAATAATAAAGAAGAATTTGGTAGGGTGGTTGATAAAATAGGTTCTATACTAGGTGAAGATGTAGTAAAAAATCTACATGCCCACTTTAGCCCAATAGAGTTTAGCAAAGGGGGAGAAAAAAAGCACCGGGTTTTTGCAGATAAAGGCTTTGGACCAAGATTTGAAGATTTTCTTCCTATAATTTTAGAAAATAATATGACTCCAACAATTATTTGTGAATCTTCAGGTATGCAGACAGAAGATGCTATTTTTATGAAAAACTTATATTTACAAAATAGGAGTGATTAA
- a CDS encoding DRTGG domain-containing protein — MPDTKHKKIIEYIENLPIGCKISVRKIANELHVSEGTAYRAIKEAESMGYVTTMPRVGTVRIKRKGKEHIEQLTFAEIVNIVEGIVLGGREGLYKTLNRFVIGAMEIDAMIKYIDPNNLLIVGNRFEAQKKALEKGAAVLITGGFDVEPEIKNIADKKNLPLIQTTYDTFTIATIINRAIYDRLIKKDIVLVEDIWVKEPEYLLSSDTVEKWNKKVKETTHTRFPVVDEERKVVGIVTAKDVAETNIDTTIEKVMTKNPTVTTIDNSLSSVAHTMVWQGIELIPVINSKKELIGVVSRQDVMKALQHGQKQPQVGLTLSDMVLSEFKEEKISDGVRMSGKITPIMTNHLGGASNGVLMTLLTHTAYSTMQNVTYIDTVTENIVIYFLKPVQIETELVLEGKVFEFGRKTSKVEVCAYCNKELVCKAIISLRVMEE, encoded by the coding sequence ATGCCAGATACAAAACACAAAAAAATTATTGAATATATAGAGAATCTACCAATAGGGTGCAAGATTTCCGTTAGGAAAATAGCTAATGAATTACATGTAAGTGAGGGCACTGCTTATAGAGCTATAAAGGAAGCTGAGTCTATGGGGTATGTAACTACTATGCCCCGTGTAGGGACTGTTAGAATTAAAAGAAAAGGCAAAGAACATATAGAACAGTTAACTTTTGCTGAAATAGTAAATATTGTTGAAGGAATTGTTCTAGGAGGAAGAGAGGGCCTATATAAAACTTTAAATCGTTTTGTAATAGGGGCAATGGAAATAGATGCAATGATAAAGTACATAGATCCCAATAATTTACTTATTGTTGGGAATAGATTTGAAGCACAAAAAAAAGCACTAGAAAAAGGAGCTGCTGTATTAATAACTGGTGGTTTTGACGTTGAACCAGAGATAAAAAATATTGCAGATAAAAAAAATCTACCCTTAATTCAGACTACCTATGATACTTTTACAATTGCAACAATTATTAACCGGGCAATATATGATCGATTAATAAAGAAGGATATAGTTCTAGTTGAGGATATATGGGTAAAAGAACCTGAATACTTGCTTTCTTCTGATACAGTGGAGAAATGGAATAAAAAGGTTAAAGAAACTACTCACACTCGCTTCCCTGTAGTAGATGAAGAGCGTAAAGTTGTTGGGATTGTAACCGCAAAGGATGTGGCAGAGACCAATATAGACACTACAATAGAAAAAGTTATGACAAAGAACCCTACTGTAACAACTATAGATAATTCTTTATCTTCAGTTGCTCATACCATGGTTTGGCAGGGAATAGAATTGATTCCTGTTATAAATTCTAAAAAAGAGCTGATTGGTGTAGTCAGTCGACAAGATGTGATGAAGGCGTTGCAGCATGGACAGAAGCAGCCACAGGTAGGCTTGACTTTAAGTGATATGGTTTTAAGTGAATTTAAAGAAGAAAAAATTAGCGATGGAGTTAGGATGTCAGGTAAAATAACCCCTATAATGACAAATCACTTAGGAGGCGCCAGCAATGGGGTATTGATGACCTTACTCACCCATACAGCTTACTCAACTATGCAGAATGTTACATATATAGATACTGTAACGGAAAATATAGTAATATATTTTTTAAAGCCTGTGCAAATTGAAACAGAGCTAGTTTTAGAAGGAAAAGTTTTTGAATTTGGAAGAAAAACTTCTAAAGTGGAAGTGTGTGCCTATTGCAACAAAGAACTGGTATGTAAAGCGATTATATCGCTAAGGGTAATGGAAGAATAG
- a CDS encoding YigZ family protein — MLDSYRAINKKEQAELEVKKSKFIAVAAPAKTEEEALSIVEEVNKRHHSATHNVYAYLIGQDERIQKSNDDGEPSGTAGKPILELIKKEKLKNVVVVVTRYFGGIKLGTGGLIRAYSQSAKAALIKSGIGHMQLLTKVSTAFDYSFHGKIENYLQPLKLINSIQFTDKVEMELLLKNHQIPEIRQDLLNITSGQLKFSEGEKLYSFKEEK; from the coding sequence GTGTTAGATAGTTATAGAGCTATTAATAAAAAAGAGCAGGCAGAATTGGAAGTGAAAAAATCAAAGTTTATAGCAGTTGCTGCTCCAGCAAAAACAGAAGAAGAAGCTTTATCTATAGTTGAAGAAGTTAATAAAAGGCATCATAGTGCAACCCACAATGTATATGCATATTTGATTGGACAAGATGAACGAATACAAAAAAGCAATGATGATGGAGAACCTTCAGGAACAGCAGGCAAGCCCATTTTGGAACTTATTAAAAAAGAAAAGCTTAAAAATGTTGTTGTAGTGGTAACTAGATATTTTGGTGGCATAAAACTTGGGACAGGGGGGCTGATTAGAGCTTATAGTCAAAGTGCTAAGGCAGCGTTAATTAAATCCGGCATTGGGCATATGCAGCTTTTAACAAAAGTATCTACAGCTTTTGATTACTCATTTCATGGCAAGATAGAAAACTACCTACAGCCATTAAAATTGATAAACAGCATCCAATTTACCGATAAAGTTGAAATGGAACTATTACTAAAGAATCATCAGATACCAGAAATAAGACAGGATTTATTAAACATTACCAGTGGACAATTGAAATTTAGTGAAGGTGAAAAACTATATAGTTTTAAGGAGGAAAAATAA
- a CDS encoding LTA synthase family protein: MGFKKLNKLNLGYEHLKEVLLFSTLTLIKMLIFHHFMNLNSGILLITFNNFILVLAIYCLVDICSKENRIRNLLIAHFLISSLFFIEKLYFSHFFTLIPIHSVYQIGQIGGVSESIFTLIKPIYFLFFLDCFFLLYYSKKFSSNILLQKKHKLVSISLAIILILTTLFVNSNIVYSSKGVYSPYNLGLMNYHFYDIYSLLSNRPSEQKKKDIDQYIHQNDLIDEDTFGLAENKNIFILQLESIHNFVINKKVNGQYITPVLNGLIAKDSFYFDNYFEQVSTGNTSDAEFVSNNSFYPSDNVQTYSRYEENSFMSFPQLLKEQKDYSTMVFHGFHAEFWNREDFYKTQGIDSFISMEQLYDDEIIGMGISDGSVFDQSLDYLMDSPQPFYAKYITLTSHTPFKMDEKYHFLDLPKSYHDTLVGDYLQTVKYLDTMIGSFLKNLKEKDLYDNSIFIIYGDHKGLRVEDENANQLVSKLIGKTFTHDEMYKVPMIIHIPNSDLNETISTTGGMIDFYPTVGNLMGLKLDGVPILGRNLFNVDEGFAVIKDPMGKGSFIDDDKIFLMSNDGVFENSTAWNLKTGEPVDLSNCKDGYKKALYKLNLSEYILDNNLISE; this comes from the coding sequence ATGGGGTTTAAAAAATTAAATAAACTTAACTTAGGTTATGAACACTTAAAAGAAGTGCTTTTATTTAGCACTTTGACGCTTATTAAAATGCTTATTTTTCACCACTTTATGAATTTAAATTCAGGAATCTTATTAATAACATTTAATAATTTCATCCTTGTTTTAGCCATTTATTGTTTAGTAGATATATGTTCAAAGGAAAATAGAATACGAAACTTGTTAATAGCCCATTTCTTAATTTCGTCGCTATTTTTTATAGAAAAATTGTACTTTAGCCATTTTTTTACTTTGATACCTATTCACAGTGTATACCAAATAGGACAAATAGGTGGAGTGTCAGAAAGTATATTTACATTAATTAAACCAATATATTTCTTGTTTTTTTTAGACTGTTTTTTCCTTTTGTATTATTCTAAAAAATTTAGTTCAAACATTTTACTACAAAAAAAACATAAACTAGTCTCAATATCACTTGCTATAATATTAATTTTAACTACTTTATTTGTTAACTCAAATATTGTTTACTCTTCAAAGGGTGTGTATTCACCTTACAATTTAGGTTTAATGAATTATCATTTTTATGATATATACAGCCTTTTATCAAACAGACCTTCAGAACAAAAAAAGAAGGATATAGACCAATATATTCACCAAAATGATCTGATTGATGAAGATACCTTTGGTTTAGCAGAAAATAAAAACATCTTTATTTTACAACTGGAATCAATCCATAACTTTGTAATCAACAAAAAAGTTAATGGCCAATATATTACTCCTGTCCTTAATGGGCTTATTGCTAAGGATAGTTTTTATTTTGATAATTATTTTGAACAAGTAAGTACTGGTAATACATCTGATGCAGAGTTTGTGTCAAATAACTCTTTCTATCCTTCCGATAATGTACAAACCTATAGCAGATACGAAGAAAATAGCTTTATGTCATTCCCTCAGCTCCTAAAAGAGCAAAAGGACTACAGTACCATGGTTTTTCATGGTTTTCACGCAGAGTTTTGGAACCGAGAAGATTTTTATAAAACTCAAGGCATTGACAGCTTTATTAGTATGGAACAATTATATGATGATGAAATAATTGGGATGGGTATTAGTGATGGATCTGTATTTGATCAGTCACTAGATTATCTTATGGATAGTCCCCAACCATTTTATGCTAAGTATATAACCTTAACGTCTCATACCCCATTTAAAATGGATGAAAAATATCATTTTTTGGATCTTCCAAAAAGCTACCATGATACACTGGTAGGTGATTACTTACAAACAGTAAAGTATTTAGATACCATGATAGGATCTTTTTTAAAAAACCTTAAAGAAAAAGACCTCTATGATAATTCTATATTTATTATTTACGGTGACCACAAAGGATTACGTGTAGAAGACGAAAATGCTAACCAACTTGTTAGTAAACTTATAGGAAAGACTTTTACCCATGATGAAATGTATAAAGTACCTATGATTATTCATATCCCCAATTCAGATCTAAATGAAACAATTAGTACCACTGGAGGCATGATTGACTTTTATCCTACTGTTGGCAATTTAATGGGATTAAAACTTGATGGGGTACCAATTTTAGGTAGAAACCTTTTTAATGTCGACGAAGGCTTCGCAGTGATAAAAGATCCTATGGGTAAAGGTTCATTTATTGATGATGATAAAATCTTTTTAATGTCTAACGATGGCGTTTTTGAAAACAGTACGGCTTGGAACCTTAAAACAGGGGAACCTGTTGATTTAAGTAACTGTAAGGATGGCTATAAAAAAGCTTTGTATAAGCTTAATTTGTCAGAATATATACTAGATAATAATTTAATATCTGAATAA